In the Streptomyces sp. f51 genome, one interval contains:
- a CDS encoding response regulator transcription factor encodes MAIRVMLVDDQVLLRTGFRMVLAAQPDMEVVAEAGDGVEALQVLSATEVDVVLMDVRMPKLDGVETTRRICSDPNPPKVLILTTFDLDEYAFSGLKAGASGFMLKDVPPGELLAAIRSVHSGDAVVAPSTTRRLLDRFAPLLPNAGKEPQHKGLERLTDREREVMILVAQGLSNGEIAARLVLSEATVKTHVGRILTKLGLRDRVQVVVLAYETGLVRAGGLG; translated from the coding sequence ATGGCGATCCGCGTGATGCTCGTCGACGACCAGGTGCTGCTGCGCACCGGCTTCCGGATGGTGCTCGCCGCCCAGCCGGACATGGAGGTCGTGGCGGAGGCGGGAGACGGCGTCGAGGCCCTCCAGGTGCTGAGCGCCACCGAGGTCGACGTGGTCCTGATGGACGTCCGCATGCCCAAGCTGGACGGCGTGGAGACCACCCGCCGCATCTGCTCGGACCCGAACCCGCCGAAGGTGCTGATCCTGACCACCTTCGACCTGGACGAGTACGCGTTCTCCGGGCTGAAGGCGGGCGCCTCAGGATTCATGCTCAAGGACGTGCCCCCGGGCGAGCTGCTGGCCGCCATCCGCTCCGTGCACAGCGGCGACGCCGTGGTCGCGCCGTCCACCACCCGGCGCCTGCTCGACCGGTTCGCGCCGCTGCTGCCCAACGCGGGCAAGGAGCCGCAGCACAAGGGCCTGGAACGGCTCACCGACCGCGAGCGCGAGGTCATGATCCTCGTCGCCCAGGGCCTGTCCAACGGGGAGATCGCGGCCCGTCTCGTCCTGTCCGAGGCGACCGTGAAGACCCATGTCGGGCGCATCCTGACCAAGCTGGGGCTGCGCGACCGGGTCCAGGTGGTCGTCCTCGCCTACGAGACGGGACTCGTCCGGGCGGGCGGCCTCGGCTGA
- a CDS encoding AAA family ATPase — MLLWINGPFGGGKTQTAHEIRRRLPGSVVCDPEHAGFGLHRMLPPELRGDFQDLVSWRQGVVEVLDLALGKRDGVVIAPMTVTNPAYFAETVGRLRELGHDVRHFTLLAEPETVLRRLRERGFGHVVRHVAGKDAPLRRESWAVERLDHCLERLREPEFAEHLWTDHTTVARTADRIAVLAGLTLTPNRDGALRGRLRRASTSVRHIRFD, encoded by the coding sequence ATGCTCCTGTGGATCAACGGGCCCTTCGGGGGCGGCAAGACACAGACCGCACACGAGATCCGACGCCGGCTGCCCGGCAGCGTCGTCTGCGATCCGGAACACGCCGGCTTCGGCCTCCACCGCATGCTTCCGCCCGAACTCCGGGGGGATTTCCAGGACTTGGTGTCGTGGCGGCAGGGAGTGGTCGAGGTGCTCGACCTCGCGCTGGGCAAGCGGGACGGCGTGGTCATCGCCCCCATGACCGTCACGAACCCCGCCTACTTCGCGGAGACGGTCGGCCGGCTTCGTGAACTGGGCCACGACGTACGGCACTTCACGCTGCTGGCCGAGCCCGAGACCGTACTGCGGCGGCTGCGCGAGCGCGGCTTCGGGCACGTCGTGCGCCATGTCGCCGGGAAGGACGCCCCGTTGAGGCGCGAGAGCTGGGCCGTGGAGCGGCTCGACCACTGCCTGGAGCGGCTGCGCGAGCCCGAGTTCGCCGAACACCTGTGGACCGACCACACGACGGTCGCCAGGACCGCCGACCGGATAGCGGTCCTCGCCGGCCTGACCCTCACGCCGAACCGGGACGGCGCCCTGCGCGGACGCCTGCGACGGGCGAGCACGAGCGTGCGCCACATCCGCTTCGACTGA
- a CDS encoding DUF5937 family protein: MSVRIDIDGLRPERTAVVPSPLAELGMALHALAEPGHHPGLQGWVTGVTARLDPHLADRMCEADFLWRTTFSDLFLPCAGVPGGPSLPGATLAEDLDLLDKLTDEQFVDAALEFTCALAYGTEGPHALSDPEVQRRAVDLAASRGPQQTRFTERLLADPPGVRAWLRQFLEDCDEAFFAETWSRLRHPLAAEARRTTDLLRRKGLSEALASVSSALSLDGAGRIITVDKLTEGSTVTAGGGLLLVPTSLGRPHLMVLHRYGWQPVLHYPVSSPELAAPPSVEQLTLRMSALSHPVRMRICRHLARSAYTTGELAQVHGMTAPEISRHLGVLKKAGLITTRRRGRYVLHQLDVTVVARLGSDFLEGLLR, from the coding sequence ATGAGCGTGCGCATCGACATCGACGGGCTGCGGCCGGAGCGGACGGCCGTCGTGCCCTCGCCGCTGGCCGAGCTGGGGATGGCGCTGCACGCGCTGGCGGAGCCGGGGCACCACCCCGGGCTCCAGGGCTGGGTGACGGGCGTGACGGCCCGGCTCGATCCCCATCTCGCGGACCGGATGTGCGAGGCGGACTTCCTGTGGCGCACGACGTTCTCCGACCTGTTCCTGCCGTGCGCGGGCGTCCCCGGCGGGCCCTCGCTGCCCGGTGCGACGCTCGCCGAGGACCTGGATCTGCTGGACAAGCTCACGGACGAGCAGTTCGTGGACGCGGCCCTGGAGTTCACCTGCGCGCTGGCCTACGGCACCGAGGGGCCGCACGCCCTCTCCGACCCCGAGGTGCAGCGGCGGGCCGTGGACCTGGCCGCCTCCCGGGGGCCCCAGCAGACACGGTTCACCGAGCGGCTGCTGGCGGACCCGCCGGGGGTCAGGGCCTGGCTGCGGCAGTTCCTGGAGGACTGCGACGAGGCATTCTTCGCCGAGACCTGGTCCCGGCTGCGCCACCCGCTCGCCGCGGAGGCCCGCCGCACGACGGACCTGCTCCGGCGCAAGGGCCTGTCCGAGGCGCTGGCCTCCGTCTCCTCCGCCCTGTCCCTGGACGGGGCGGGGCGGATCATCACGGTGGACAAGCTGACCGAGGGGAGCACGGTCACCGCCGGCGGCGGTCTGCTCCTCGTCCCCACCAGCCTCGGCCGTCCCCACCTGATGGTGCTCCACCGGTACGGATGGCAGCCGGTGCTGCACTATCCCGTCAGCTCCCCCGAGCTCGCCGCCCCGCCCTCCGTGGAACAGCTCACCCTGCGGATGAGCGCCCTGTCCCACCCGGTCCGCATGCGCATCTGCCGGCATCTGGCCCGCAGCGCGTACACCACCGGCGAGCTGGCGCAGGTGCACGGCATGACGGCGCCGGAGATATCCCGGCATCTGGGTGTGCTCAAGAAGGCGGGTCTGATCACCACGCGGCGGCGCGGCCGGTACGTGCTGCACCAGCTCGACGTCACGGTGGTGGCCCGGCTGGGCAGCGACTTCCTGGAGGGGCTCCTGCGCTGA
- a CDS encoding beta-eliminating lyase-related protein, whose amino-acid sequence MSDTTARSGAEPAERGGAEPAERGGGGAAELSPKERFERRAAAWKAAGRVLWRPGYQQTLRERLDWLSEGAGDVCDLDGRIDMYGDGVVETLEERVAELLGTEAAVFFPTGTMAQQVVLRCWAGRTGNPTVALHGLSHPEVHERQAFSQVSGLRPVRVTSEPRMPTAEEVRDFPEPFGALLLELPLRDAGFVLPTWEELTEVVEAARERDAVVHIDGARLWECTPHFGRSLEEIAGLADSVYVSFYKSLGGFGGAAVAGPKTLVDEAKTWRHRYGGMIIQQFPTVLSALIGLERELPRLPDYVAHARVVAGALREGFTEAGVPWVRVHPEEPHTHQFQVWLPYEPDVLADAALSQVEETGTGLFAQGWGAGGPGLAYTEITVAEPGLGWTADDVKAAVRAFVERLPERVSG is encoded by the coding sequence ATGAGCGATACGACGGCACGAAGCGGTGCGGAACCTGCGGAGCGGGGCGGGGCGGAGCCTGCGGAGCGGGGCGGGGGCGGGGCGGCGGAGCTGTCCCCCAAGGAGCGGTTCGAGCGGCGTGCGGCGGCCTGGAAGGCGGCCGGGCGGGTGCTGTGGCGCCCCGGCTACCAGCAGACGCTCCGCGAGCGCCTGGACTGGCTGAGCGAGGGCGCCGGTGACGTGTGCGACCTCGACGGGCGGATCGACATGTACGGCGACGGCGTCGTCGAGACCCTGGAGGAGCGGGTCGCCGAGCTGCTGGGCACGGAGGCGGCGGTCTTCTTCCCGACGGGGACCATGGCCCAGCAGGTCGTCCTGCGCTGCTGGGCGGGCCGGACCGGGAACCCGACCGTGGCCCTGCACGGCCTCAGCCACCCCGAAGTCCATGAACGACAGGCGTTCAGCCAGGTCAGCGGCTTGCGCCCGGTCCGTGTGACGAGCGAGCCCCGGATGCCGACGGCCGAGGAGGTGCGCGACTTCCCCGAACCGTTCGGCGCCCTGCTGCTGGAGCTGCCGCTGAGGGACGCCGGATTCGTCCTGCCCACCTGGGAGGAACTCACCGAGGTGGTGGAGGCGGCCAGGGAGCGCGACGCGGTGGTGCACATCGACGGGGCCAGGCTGTGGGAGTGCACCCCGCACTTCGGACGCTCCCTGGAGGAGATCGCCGGCCTCGCGGACAGCGTGTACGTCTCGTTCTACAAGTCGCTCGGCGGGTTCGGCGGTGCCGCCGTCGCGGGGCCGAAGACGCTCGTGGACGAGGCGAAGACCTGGCGGCACCGGTACGGCGGCATGATCATCCAGCAGTTCCCGACGGTCCTGTCGGCGCTGATCGGCCTGGAGCGGGAGCTGCCCCGGCTGCCGGACTACGTCGCCCACGCGCGCGTGGTGGCCGGCGCGCTGCGCGAGGGCTTCACCGAGGCGGGGGTCCCCTGGGTCCGGGTCCACCCGGAGGAGCCGCACACCCACCAGTTCCAGGTCTGGCTGCCGTACGAGCCGGACGTCCTCGCGGACGCGGCCCTGTCGCAGGTCGAGGAGACGGGGACGGGTCTGTTCGCGCAGGGCTGGGGCGCGGGCGGCCCCGGACTCGCGTACACCGAGATCACGGTGGCGGAGCCAGGTCTTGGGTGGACGGCGGATGACGTGAAGGCGGCGGTCCGCGCCTTCGTGGAGCGGCTGCCGGAACGGGTTTCCGGGTAG
- a CDS encoding DUF2520 domain-containing protein: MSTHPQPEPKDRPARLTVGVVGAGRVGPALAAALQLAGHRPVAVSGVSDASRRRAAQLLPDVPLVSPAEVLQRADLVLLTVPDDALPGLVEGLAETGAIRPGQLLVHTSGRYGARVLDPALRAGALPLALHPAMTFTGTAVDVQRLVGCSFGVTAPEQLRLAAEALVIEMGGEPEWIAEESRPLYHAALALGANHLVTLVAESMELLRTAGVEAPDRMLGPLLGAALDNALRSGDAALTGPVARGDAGTVAAHVAELRRHAPGTVAGYLAMARATADRALAHGLLKPELAEDLLGVLAAGTDAPQGTEGDTR; this comes from the coding sequence GTGAGTACACATCCCCAGCCAGAGCCCAAGGACCGCCCCGCGCGGCTGACCGTCGGCGTCGTCGGCGCCGGCCGTGTCGGACCCGCGCTCGCCGCCGCGCTCCAGCTCGCCGGACACCGCCCGGTGGCCGTCTCCGGCGTCTCCGACGCCTCACGGCGGCGTGCCGCGCAGCTCCTGCCCGACGTGCCGCTGGTGTCCCCGGCCGAGGTCCTCCAGCGCGCCGACCTCGTGCTGCTGACCGTTCCCGACGACGCCCTCCCCGGGCTCGTCGAAGGACTCGCCGAGACCGGCGCGATCCGGCCCGGGCAGCTCCTGGTGCACACCTCCGGACGGTACGGCGCGCGTGTGCTCGACCCGGCCCTGCGCGCGGGCGCGCTGCCGCTGGCCCTGCACCCCGCGATGACGTTCACCGGCACCGCCGTCGACGTCCAGCGGCTCGTCGGATGCTCCTTCGGGGTCACCGCCCCCGAGCAGCTGCGGCTGGCCGCCGAGGCCCTGGTCATCGAGATGGGCGGCGAGCCCGAGTGGATCGCCGAGGAGTCCCGGCCGCTCTATCACGCGGCCCTCGCCCTGGGCGCCAACCACCTGGTGACCCTGGTCGCCGAGTCGATGGAACTGCTGCGCACCGCCGGCGTCGAGGCCCCCGACCGCATGCTCGGACCGCTCCTCGGCGCCGCCCTGGACAACGCCCTGAGGTCGGGCGACGCGGCCCTGACCGGCCCCGTCGCGCGCGGGGACGCGGGCACGGTCGCCGCGCACGTGGCCGAACTGCGCCGGCACGCACCCGGCACCGTCGCCGGCTATCTGGCGATGGCCCGCGCGACCGCCGACCGCGCGCTCGCGCACGGACTGCTCAAGCCCGAACTCGCCGAGGACCTCCTGGGCGTGCTCGCCGCCGGGACGGACGCGCCCCAGGGGACCGAGGGAGACACCCGATGA